In Neisseria animalis, a single window of DNA contains:
- a CDS encoding aspartate kinase has product MALIVQKYGGTSVGSAERIKNVAKRVAKFRAEGHDVVVVVSAMSGETNRLVALAHEMQEIPDPRELDVVLSTGEQVTIGLLAMALKNIGVDAKSYTGWQVAVKTDTAHTKARIEDIDSGKLLDDLKAGRVVIVAGFQGISSEGNISTLGRGGSDTSAVALAAALKADECQIYTDVDGVYTTDPRVVPEAKRLDTITFEEMLELASLGSKVLQIRSVEFAGKYKVRLRVLSSLQDGGNGTLITFEEDNHMERAAVTGIAFDKNQARINVRGVPDKPGVAYQILGAVADANIEVDMIIQNVGNEGTTDFSFTVPRGDYKQTLELLNKQKDSIGATDIDGDDTVCKVSAVGMGMRSHVGVASKIFRTLAEEGINIQMISTSEIKVSVLIDEKYMELATRVLHKAFRLDETNA; this is encoded by the coding sequence ATGGCGTTAATCGTACAAAAATACGGCGGTACTTCAGTAGGTTCCGCCGAGCGCATCAAAAACGTAGCCAAACGTGTGGCCAAATTCCGCGCCGAAGGTCATGACGTGGTCGTAGTCGTTTCCGCCATGAGCGGCGAAACCAACCGCTTGGTCGCACTGGCGCATGAAATGCAGGAAATTCCAGACCCGCGCGAATTGGACGTAGTATTGTCCACCGGCGAACAAGTAACCATCGGCCTCTTGGCCATGGCGCTGAAAAACATCGGCGTTGACGCCAAAAGCTACACCGGCTGGCAGGTTGCAGTCAAAACCGACACCGCCCACACCAAAGCCCGCATCGAAGACATCGACAGCGGCAAACTGCTGGACGACCTGAAAGCAGGCCGCGTGGTCATCGTAGCCGGTTTCCAAGGCATCAGCAGCGAAGGCAATATTTCCACCTTGGGACGCGGCGGTTCGGACACCTCCGCCGTCGCACTGGCTGCCGCGCTCAAAGCCGACGAGTGCCAAATCTATACCGATGTCGACGGCGTGTACACCACCGATCCGCGCGTCGTGCCCGAAGCAAAACGCCTCGACACCATCACATTTGAAGAAATGCTGGAGCTGGCGAGCTTGGGCTCGAAAGTTTTACAAATCCGCTCCGTAGAATTTGCCGGAAAATACAAAGTACGCCTGCGCGTATTGAGCAGCCTCCAAGACGGCGGCAACGGCACCCTAATTACCTTTGAAGAGGACAATCACATGGAAAGAGCTGCCGTTACCGGTATCGCATTCGATAAAAACCAAGCCCGTATCAACGTGCGCGGCGTACCCGACAAACCGGGCGTGGCCTACCAGATTTTAGGCGCGGTAGCCGATGCCAACATCGAAGTGGACATGATTATCCAAAATGTCGGCAACGAAGGCACAACCGACTTCTCCTTTACCGTACCGCGCGGCGATTACAAGCAGACGCTGGAGCTCCTGAACAAACAAAAAGACAGCATCGGCGCCACCGACATCGACGGCGACGATACCGTCTGCAAAGTATCCGCCGTCGGCATGGGCATGCGCTCCCATGTAGGCGTGGCCTCCAAAATCTTCCGCACACTGGCCGAAGAAGGCATCAATATCCAAATGATTTCCACCTCCGAAATCAAAGTTTCCGTATTGATTGACGAAAAATACATGGAACTGGCCACCCGCGTACTGCACAAAGCCTTCCGTTTGGACGAAACCAACGCATAA
- the rpsO gene encoding 30S ribosomal protein S15 → MALTVEQKAQIVKDFQRKEGDTGSSEVQVALLTFRINDLTPHFKANAKDHHSRRGLLKMVSQRRRLLSYLRRTQPDTYRNLITRLGLRK, encoded by the coding sequence ATGGCATTGACCGTAGAACAAAAAGCACAAATCGTTAAAGACTTCCAACGCAAAGAAGGCGATACCGGCTCTTCAGAAGTACAAGTTGCGCTGCTGACTTTCCGCATCAACGACCTCACCCCGCACTTCAAAGCCAACGCAAAAGACCACCACAGCCGCCGCGGCCTGTTGAAAATGGTCAGCCAACGCCGCCGCTTGTTATCTTACCTGCGCCGTACCCAACCGGACACCTACCGCAACCTGATTACCCGTCTGGGTCTGCGTAAATAA
- a CDS encoding glutathione peroxidase, whose product MTLYDFTVKDTQGNNVSLADYRGKVLLIVNTATRCGLTPQYEELQAMYDKYAEQGFEILDFPCNQFREQAPESSEEIAQVCQMKFGTKFKIFDKIDVNGAHTAPLYAYLKTQKTEDQGNHTFKDLLLKLASLGEKREGSDIKWNFTKFLINRNGEVVERFAPSVKPSEIESDIQALL is encoded by the coding sequence ATGACCCTCTACGATTTCACCGTAAAAGATACGCAAGGCAACAATGTTTCACTGGCAGACTACCGTGGCAAAGTGTTGCTGATTGTCAACACCGCCACCCGCTGCGGCCTGACCCCGCAATACGAAGAATTGCAAGCAATGTACGACAAATATGCCGAACAAGGCTTTGAAATTCTCGATTTCCCCTGCAACCAGTTCCGCGAACAAGCTCCCGAAAGCAGTGAAGAAATCGCCCAAGTCTGCCAAATGAAATTCGGCACAAAATTCAAAATCTTCGACAAAATCGACGTTAACGGCGCACACACCGCCCCGCTGTATGCCTATCTGAAAACCCAAAAAACCGAAGACCAAGGCAACCACACCTTCAAAGACCTGCTGCTCAAACTGGCCTCGCTGGGCGAAAAACGCGAAGGCAGCGACATCAAATGGAACTTTACCAAATTCCTGATTAACCGCAACGGAGAAGTCGTCGAACGCTTTGCCCCCAGCGTAAAACCGTCCGAAATCGAAAGCGACATTCAAGCCCTGCTGTAA
- a CDS encoding factor H binding protein domain-containing protein gives MEPPSKNTRFYVDGKEILSGEYVIEPGFHENVLEIYDEATKEHTYIHQIRKAYSMPYSIVTGWVNSVAMENNTVKNESNEFVIAFDDIRGLATAQNAIPTQGRAVYEGAAFDKNSQGLMSYTIDFNNRSGNGSITGLQLGNIILKEGSLETLNKTLIHADADINGKPGSYFIGLYGPNAEEVAGVLYDVSKEEYRQNQNHEGIAGFGGKRGEIQ, from the coding sequence ATGGAGCCTCCATCTAAAAATACCCGATTCTATGTAGACGGAAAAGAAATTCTTTCTGGCGAGTATGTTATTGAACCAGGCTTTCATGAAAATGTTTTAGAAATATATGATGAAGCAACAAAAGAGCATACTTACATACATCAAATCCGAAAAGCCTACTCAATGCCTTATTCAATCGTAACAGGTTGGGTAAATTCTGTTGCAATGGAAAACAATACTGTTAAAAACGAATCAAATGAATTTGTCATTGCATTTGATGATATTCGTGGTTTAGCAACCGCCCAAAATGCCATTCCGACACAAGGACGTGCTGTTTACGAAGGTGCTGCCTTTGATAAGAACTCACAAGGTCTAATGTCCTACACCATTGATTTCAACAACCGCAGCGGCAACGGCAGCATCACCGGATTGCAACTGGGCAATATTATTTTGAAAGAAGGCTCTCTGGAAACATTAAACAAAACGCTCATCCACGCAGATGCTGATATCAACGGAAAACCCGGCAGCTACTTCATCGGCTTATACGGCCCTAACGCCGAAGAAGTTGCCGGCGTATTGTATGATGTTTCCAAAGAAGAATATCGACAAAACCAAAACCATGAAGGTATTGCCGGCTTTGGCGGCAAACGTGGTGAAATCCAATAA
- a CDS encoding DEAD/DEAH box helicase, with the protein MNPFASLGLGSEIVSALTQQGYETPTPIQTAAIPKALAGHDLLAAAQTGTGKTAAFMLPSLERLKRYATPSTSPAMHPVRMLVLTPTRELADQIDQNVQAYIKNLPLRHTVLFGGVNMDKQTADLRAGCEIVVATVGRLLDHVKQKNINLNKVEIVVLDEADRMLDMGFIDDIRKIMQMLPKQRQTLLFSATFSPPIRKLAQDFMNAPERVEVAAQNTTNANVEQHIIAVDALKKRNLLERLIVDLDMNQVIVFCKTKQSVDQVTRDLVRRNIAAQSIHGDKSQQTRLETLNSFKEGTLRVLVATDVAARGLDIAELPFVINYELPTQPEDYVHRIGRTGRAGADGVAISLMDKNEQKMFEAIKELTGNDLKVERIEGFEPQWWGNDGAAAEADNHMPSENRRSRYERSERSNSHAKGSARGEREKVQTADKYDPGAACSKISGRRRNRRERQPCALLQPNYGA; encoded by the coding sequence ATGAATCCATTTGCATCACTGGGCTTGGGCAGCGAAATCGTATCCGCCCTGACCCAACAAGGGTATGAAACCCCGACGCCGATTCAGACGGCAGCCATTCCGAAAGCCTTGGCAGGCCATGATTTGCTGGCGGCAGCCCAAACCGGAACGGGCAAAACCGCCGCCTTCATGCTGCCCAGTCTGGAGCGTTTAAAACGCTATGCCACGCCCAGCACCTCTCCTGCCATGCACCCCGTGCGTATGCTGGTGCTCACGCCGACACGCGAGCTGGCCGACCAAATCGATCAAAACGTGCAGGCATACATTAAGAATCTGCCGCTGCGCCATACCGTATTGTTCGGCGGGGTGAATATGGACAAGCAAACCGCCGATTTGCGTGCCGGTTGCGAAATCGTCGTTGCCACTGTCGGCCGTCTGCTCGATCACGTCAAACAGAAAAACATTAATTTGAACAAAGTCGAAATCGTGGTATTGGACGAAGCCGACCGGATGCTGGATATGGGCTTTATCGACGATATCCGCAAAATCATGCAGATGCTGCCCAAGCAGCGGCAGACGCTGCTGTTTTCGGCAACTTTCTCACCGCCCATCCGCAAGCTGGCTCAGGATTTTATGAATGCGCCGGAGCGTGTGGAAGTGGCCGCCCAAAATACGACCAACGCCAATGTCGAGCAGCATATTATCGCGGTGGACGCGCTGAAAAAACGCAATCTGCTCGAGCGTTTGATTGTGGATTTGGACATGAACCAAGTCATCGTGTTCTGCAAAACCAAGCAAAGCGTCGATCAGGTAACCCGCGATTTGGTGCGCCGCAATATCGCCGCACAATCCATTCACGGCGACAAATCACAGCAAACCCGCCTCGAAACGCTTAATTCGTTTAAAGAGGGAACTTTGCGCGTTTTGGTGGCAACCGATGTGGCCGCGCGCGGATTGGACATTGCCGAGCTGCCTTTCGTCATCAATTACGAGCTGCCGACCCAGCCGGAAGACTATGTGCACCGCATCGGACGCACCGGACGGGCGGGCGCAGACGGGGTGGCGATTTCTTTGATGGACAAAAACGAACAGAAAATGTTTGAGGCCATCAAAGAGTTGACCGGTAATGATTTGAAAGTCGAACGTATCGAAGGTTTCGAGCCGCAATGGTGGGGGAACGACGGTGCGGCAGCGGAGGCGGATAACCATATGCCGTCTGAAAACCGCCGCAGCCGTTATGAACGTAGCGAGCGCAGCAACAGCCATGCGAAAGGCAGCGCGCGGGGCGAACGTGAAAAAGTACAAACCGCCGACAAGTACGACCCGGGCGCGGCGTGCAGCAAAATCAGCGGCCGCCGCCGAAACCGCCGCGAACGCCAGCCTTGCGCGCTGTTGCAACCTAATTACGGTGCTTAA
- a CDS encoding surface lipoprotein assembly modifier: MEINGKTWQKTADSLPQSAHGIRYGLSVSGEKNLNGNHFAHLEVGGNGVHYWDNQEYNEQTIKLSAGYKFQNSRYAWRVTPFAEQNWLGGSRYNRVIGTNVSYSHRFNNNFRLMLSSGQYWKTYHDEHIASRYNSRTPHFQTTLFHTVSPRWLSYVGTGWNHELAEETEQSSIRKSVHLGTIKTFPNGLGMRANLSYARRTFDAPGSLVYHFNRKDHEYQINTSLWHHKFTWHGFMPQLNVRYQKINSNMSGFYSRKNLQWFISVEKQL; encoded by the coding sequence ATTGAAATCAATGGAAAAACTTGGCAAAAAACTGCCGACAGCCTACCACAAAGTGCACACGGAATCCGATACGGCTTAAGTGTTTCTGGCGAAAAAAACCTTAACGGTAACCACTTTGCCCATTTAGAGGTTGGCGGCAACGGCGTACATTACTGGGATAATCAGGAATATAATGAACAAACCATCAAGCTCTCTGCCGGTTATAAATTTCAAAACAGCCGATATGCTTGGAGGGTAACACCTTTTGCCGAACAAAACTGGTTGGGCGGCAGCCGCTACAACCGTGTCATTGGTACAAATGTCTCCTATAGCCATCGTTTCAACAATAATTTCCGCCTCATGCTGAGCAGCGGACAGTATTGGAAAACTTACCATGACGAACACATTGCCAGCCGTTACAACAGTCGAACTCCGCATTTCCAAACCACATTATTTCATACTGTCTCTCCTCGATGGCTATCCTATGTCGGAACCGGCTGGAATCACGAATTGGCCGAAGAAACCGAACAGTCCTCAATACGTAAAAGTGTTCATCTGGGAACCATCAAAACCTTTCCAAACGGTTTAGGTATGCGTGCCAACTTGAGCTACGCGCGCCGCACCTTTGATGCCCCGGGATCACTGGTTTACCATTTCAACCGAAAAGACCATGAATATCAAATAAATACTTCTTTGTGGCACCATAAATTTACTTGGCATGGTTTCATGCCGCAACTTAATGTGCGCTATCAAAAAATCAACAGTAACATGAGCGGTTTTTATTCACGAAAAAATCTGCAATGGTTTATCAGTGTAGAAAAACAGTTGTAA
- a CDS encoding carbohydrate kinase family protein, with protein MKVTSFGEVLWDDFPEGKVLGGAPLNVIVRMQSLGADASMISRYGNDEDGRELLRRVAEKNIKTDLMQQCGECPTSLVKVSLDKNGSASYDIVYPCAWDRIRLQEEAVRRVAESDAFIFGSLATRDEISRNTLDQLLEHAKFKIFDVNLRKPYYDTTRLLETMKKADMMKLNDDELYELAEAYGSPYHSIEQNIEFMVRLTGVKILCITLGSHGAALYKDGKIYRHSGFRVKVADTVGSGDSFLGGLSYKLLDNADPQEAVTFACALGALVASRHGATPEISLQEIENFMNPV; from the coding sequence ATGAAAGTAACCAGTTTCGGCGAAGTGTTGTGGGACGATTTTCCCGAGGGCAAAGTATTGGGCGGTGCGCCGTTGAACGTCATCGTCAGAATGCAGTCGCTCGGTGCGGATGCCAGTATGATCAGCCGTTACGGAAATGACGAAGACGGTCGCGAATTATTACGCAGAGTAGCGGAAAAAAACATCAAAACCGACTTGATGCAGCAATGCGGCGAATGCCCGACCAGTCTGGTTAAAGTTTCTTTGGATAAAAACGGCAGCGCCTCCTACGACATCGTGTACCCTTGTGCATGGGACAGAATCCGCTTGCAGGAGGAAGCCGTCCGCCGCGTTGCCGAATCAGATGCCTTTATTTTCGGCAGCTTGGCCACGCGCGACGAAATCTCACGCAATACCCTCGATCAGTTGCTCGAACACGCCAAATTCAAAATCTTCGATGTCAACCTGCGTAAACCGTATTACGACACCACCCGTCTGCTCGAGACCATGAAAAAAGCCGACATGATGAAGCTGAACGACGATGAGCTGTACGAGCTTGCCGAAGCATACGGCTCTCCGTACCATTCCATCGAACAGAATATCGAATTTATGGTTCGGCTTACTGGTGTCAAAATCCTGTGCATTACCCTCGGCAGCCACGGAGCGGCGCTTTATAAGGACGGCAAAATCTACCGCCACAGCGGATTCCGCGTAAAAGTGGCCGATACCGTCGGCTCGGGAGACAGCTTCCTCGGCGGCTTGAGCTACAAACTGCTGGATAACGCCGATCCCCAAGAAGCCGTTACTTTTGCCTGCGCCCTCGGCGCACTCGTTGCTTCGCGCCACGGTGCAACACCGGAAATTTCGCTTCAGGAAATCGAAAACTTTATGAATCCGGTGTAA
- a CDS encoding lysophospholipid acyltransferase family protein, protein MQTLVILLFKFFAALPLPFLHALAVLWGGIAYRVLHKERARASANMIQAGLPADEAAVKAVFRETAKGALELPVAFFRRPEEIEKLFTEVHGWEHIQTALDNREGLLLITPHIGSYDLAGRYISQQLLFPLTAMYKPPKIKAFDAVMQMGRVRGKGKTAPTNLQGVKQVMKALRAGEATIVLPDHVPAPEEGGDGVWVDFFGKPAYTMTLAGKLAQVKGVKALFFVGERLPGGKGFALHIEPLQGGLNGDKEHDARLMNQNIEYWIRRFPQQYLFMYNRYKHPAGAPLPPEVGESG, encoded by the coding sequence ATGCAGACTCTGGTTATTTTATTGTTTAAATTTTTCGCCGCATTGCCGCTGCCGTTTTTACACGCGCTGGCGGTCTTGTGGGGCGGTATTGCCTACCGTGTTTTACATAAAGAACGCGCACGCGCGTCCGCCAACATGATCCAAGCCGGTTTGCCGGCCGACGAAGCGGCGGTCAAAGCCGTATTCCGGGAAACCGCCAAAGGCGCGCTGGAATTGCCCGTTGCCTTTTTCAGACGGCCTGAAGAGATTGAGAAACTGTTTACCGAAGTCCACGGTTGGGAACATATTCAGACGGCCTTGGATAATCGGGAAGGGCTGTTGTTGATTACACCGCATATCGGCAGCTACGACTTGGCAGGCCGCTACATAAGCCAGCAGCTGCTGTTTCCGCTCACTGCCATGTACAAACCGCCGAAAATCAAAGCGTTTGATGCTGTGATGCAGATGGGGCGGGTGCGCGGCAAAGGCAAAACCGCACCGACCAACCTGCAAGGTGTAAAGCAGGTGATGAAAGCCTTGCGTGCTGGCGAGGCGACGATTGTCTTGCCCGATCATGTACCTGCGCCGGAAGAGGGCGGGGACGGTGTGTGGGTGGATTTTTTCGGCAAGCCGGCCTACACCATGACGCTGGCAGGCAAGCTCGCCCAAGTCAAAGGGGTGAAAGCCTTGTTTTTTGTCGGCGAACGCCTGCCCGGGGGCAAAGGCTTCGCGCTGCACATCGAGCCTTTGCAAGGCGGGTTAAACGGCGATAAAGAACATGATGCGCGCTTGATGAATCAAAATATCGAATACTGGATACGCCGCTTTCCGCAACAGTATCTTTTTATGTACAACCGCTACAAACACCCGGCCGGTGCGCCGCTGCCGCCGGAAGTCGGGGAGAGTGGTTGA
- a CDS encoding MFS transporter, with translation MDLRQKIADNPMSGYQWLVVALAVLLNMLDGFDVLAVAFTAKSIQTELGLDGTHIGTLMSAGLLGMTVGSVFLAPLADRFGRRPLLIVSTALSALGMLMTYFAQTVEGIALWRVVTGLGVGGILPCTNVIVSEYSNKKWRGLAIAIYASGFGIGAMLGGMSAVVLQDSYGWRSVFLIGAVLTLAAVLVLMALLPESVEYLLGKRSAEAKKQLDKIVAKMGLSGDWTFPDAAEQVKKAKVSALRLFEPSYIKTTLLIWLAFITVMAAYYFISSWTPALLEAAGMAKTQSQTVGMAISIGGAIGSLVFGVLVSRWTPRTVLIAFALAAAGSVFAFLSAGSLALALVFAVVLGALMNGCIAGLYTINPTLYAADFRNTGVGVTIGVGRLGSILSPMIAGGLLDAGWAKDDLYGGAALVIALAAIAIFFLKPRIQH, from the coding sequence ATGGATTTACGACAAAAAATTGCCGATAACCCGATGAGCGGTTATCAATGGTTGGTGGTTGCTTTGGCGGTGCTGCTGAATATGCTGGACGGTTTCGATGTGTTGGCGGTGGCGTTTACGGCAAAAAGTATTCAAACCGAATTGGGTTTGGACGGTACGCACATCGGTACGCTGATGAGCGCGGGCTTGCTGGGCATGACGGTAGGATCGGTATTTCTTGCGCCGCTGGCCGACCGTTTCGGCCGCCGTCCGCTGCTGATTGTTTCGACCGCATTGTCCGCATTGGGTATGCTGATGACTTATTTTGCTCAAACGGTGGAAGGCATTGCTTTATGGCGTGTGGTAACCGGTTTGGGCGTGGGCGGTATCCTGCCGTGTACCAATGTGATTGTCAGCGAGTATTCCAATAAAAAATGGCGCGGTTTGGCGATTGCTATTTACGCTTCCGGATTCGGTATTGGTGCGATGTTGGGCGGTATGTCGGCTGTTGTACTGCAAGACAGTTACGGCTGGCGTTCCGTATTCCTGATTGGTGCGGTGCTGACCTTGGCCGCGGTACTCGTATTGATGGCGCTGCTGCCCGAATCGGTCGAATATCTGTTGGGCAAACGCTCTGCCGAAGCGAAAAAACAACTGGATAAAATCGTTGCCAAAATGGGCTTGAGCGGCGACTGGACATTCCCTGATGCAGCAGAGCAGGTAAAAAAAGCCAAAGTATCGGCCTTGCGCCTGTTCGAGCCTTCTTATATTAAAACCACATTGTTGATTTGGCTGGCGTTTATTACCGTGATGGCGGCATATTACTTTATCAGCTCGTGGACACCTGCGTTGCTGGAGGCGGCCGGTATGGCGAAAACACAAAGCCAAACCGTCGGCATGGCGATTTCTATCGGTGGGGCAATCGGTTCGCTGGTGTTCGGTGTGTTGGTCAGCCGCTGGACGCCGCGTACGGTGCTGATTGCCTTCGCATTGGCGGCGGCCGGTTCGGTATTTGCCTTCCTTTCCGCAGGCTCTTTGGCATTGGCGCTGGTATTCGCCGTGGTATTGGGTGCATTGATGAACGGCTGTATCGCCGGTTTGTACACCATTAATCCGACTCTGTACGCGGCGGATTTCCGCAATACCGGCGTAGGCGTAACCATCGGCGTGGGGCGTTTGGGTTCGATTTTGTCGCCCATGATTGCGGGCGGTCTGTTGGATGCGGGTTGGGCAAAAGACGATTTATATGGTGGTGCGGCTTTGGTGATCGCGCTTGCTGCAATCGCTATTTTCTTTCTCAAACCTCGCATACAGCATTAA